From a single Nostoc edaphicum CCNP1411 genomic region:
- a CDS encoding ABC transporter ATP-binding protein: protein MAKFQDIVNYFRSDWKLSLFSIAASSVYEIIDLVVPYAIGQILNVLSNQPLDKPLQSAIATFSDITNYPVNKTLSLGVLLGLIFVVTVVRAPTQPWLTHWFHWDITLRLRRQKAQTAIEKILTLPLEFYDENNPGRIAGRIARGISNHTFTYPEVAGQLIPRLVRVLGIFVFILVIEWRIAILYLISFVVILSLSLRDLQRLIWHETILDKYAEDTESRNSELITNIKTVKAFATEAKELKRQKQRLDRELMVVEYRVHKGYVKLATWQRTVIQFCVFAILGLTLAATVDGRISLGHFIMTLTFSSMAYAELEPINNLAEVFARRYSSMLRFHEFLQEPTASDSASLLEESNQTESPYKFTGKVELSHVSFGYDANRQVLQDINLLIEPYQTVALVGRSGSGKSTLVKLLLRYFEPKEGQILIDGQDIRTLNVGKYRRRLAIVHQEVDIFNGTILDNLTYGRTNATLEQVQEACRIARVDEVVQHLPQGYYTVVGERGVRLSGGQRQRLGIARALLVEPDVLIFDEATSSLDYESERSIQLAMRSIQGTCTTIIIAHRLSTVREADKIVVLEQGKIVEVGSHDELLRHEGIYRRLHSLQETGELLN from the coding sequence ATGGCCAAATTTCAAGATATTGTCAATTACTTTCGCTCTGATTGGAAGCTGAGTCTCTTTAGTATCGCGGCATCTAGCGTTTACGAAATTATTGATTTGGTTGTTCCTTATGCGATCGGGCAGATTTTAAACGTTTTGTCTAATCAACCATTGGATAAACCACTTCAAAGTGCGATCGCAACTTTTTCTGACATCACCAATTACCCAGTTAATAAAACCCTATCTTTGGGTGTATTACTGGGTTTAATTTTCGTTGTCACCGTAGTCAGAGCGCCGACACAACCTTGGTTAACCCATTGGTTTCATTGGGATATAACCTTAAGATTGCGTCGCCAGAAAGCCCAAACAGCCATAGAAAAAATTCTTACTCTCCCACTGGAATTTTATGATGAAAATAACCCTGGACGCATTGCAGGAAGAATAGCTAGAGGTATATCTAACCACACTTTTACGTACCCCGAAGTTGCCGGACAGCTGATTCCTAGACTAGTTCGTGTGCTGGGAATTTTCGTGTTTATCTTGGTGATTGAGTGGCGAATTGCAATTTTATATCTGATTTCCTTTGTAGTTATTCTTAGCTTGAGCTTGAGGGATTTGCAACGGTTGATTTGGCACGAAACTATTCTGGATAAGTATGCAGAGGATACGGAAAGTCGGAATTCTGAACTGATCACCAACATTAAAACGGTGAAAGCATTTGCTACAGAAGCTAAGGAATTGAAGCGGCAAAAGCAACGTTTGGATCGTGAACTAATGGTGGTTGAGTATCGTGTCCACAAAGGTTATGTGAAACTAGCTACTTGGCAAAGAACTGTAATTCAGTTTTGCGTGTTTGCTATTCTGGGTTTGACTCTAGCAGCAACAGTAGATGGAAGAATTTCTCTTGGTCATTTTATCATGACCTTAACTTTTTCTAGCATGGCTTATGCCGAATTAGAACCTATTAACAATTTGGCAGAAGTGTTTGCCCGTCGTTATTCTTCGATGCTGCGGTTTCACGAATTTCTCCAAGAGCCAACTGCATCTGATTCAGCTAGTCTTTTAGAAGAAAGCAACCAAACAGAATCACCTTATAAATTTACAGGAAAAGTTGAGTTATCGCACGTCAGTTTTGGATATGATGCCAACCGTCAAGTTTTGCAAGATATCAACTTGTTGATTGAGCCATACCAAACAGTGGCATTAGTAGGGCGTTCCGGTTCTGGTAAGTCTACTTTAGTGAAATTGCTGTTGCGATATTTTGAACCGAAAGAAGGTCAAATTCTAATTGATGGTCAAGATATTCGCACTTTGAATGTAGGTAAGTATAGACGAAGGCTAGCGATCGTTCACCAAGAAGTAGACATTTTCAACGGTACTATCTTGGATAACCTGACTTATGGTAGAACAAATGCCACTTTGGAGCAGGTTCAGGAAGCCTGTAGGATTGCCAGAGTTGATGAAGTAGTGCAGCACTTACCCCAAGGTTATTACACCGTTGTGGGGGAACGAGGTGTCAGGTTATCTGGAGGACAAAGACAACGTTTGGGAATTGCGAGGGCGTTGTTAGTGGAACCAGACGTGCTGATTTTTGATGAAGCCACCTCTAGTTTAGATTATGAGTCTGAGCGTTCAATTCAGCTAGCGATGCGATCGATTCAGGGTACTTGTACCACTATTATTATTGCCCACCGTCTAAGCACAGTGCGGGAAGCCGATAAAATTGTCGTACTGGAGCAAGGAAAGATTGTAGAAGTGGGTAGCCACGATGAACTCTTGCGTCACGAGGGCATTTATCGCCGCTTGCACTCCCTGCAAGAAACAGGAGAACTCCTGAATTAG
- a CDS encoding M3 family metallopeptidase: MSASTIIFDNPLLQGTGLPPFAEIKPERVVPAFNQLLEELDQQLATLEANVQPTWSGLVEPLEKLTERLTWSWGAVNHLMGVKNSPELREAHEIVQPLVVQFINKLGQSQPIYNAFKALRSSDSWVTLELAQQRIVEAAIRDAELSGVGLKGEARERFNAIQMELAELSTKFSNHVLDATKAFSLTLTTKAEIDGLPPSLVSLAAQAARAAGEEKATPENGPWRITLDYPSYGPFMQHSTRGDLREKLYKAHITRASSGDLDNNPLIVRILELRQELADLLGFKSYAELSLASKMAPNVEAVEALLEELRQASYDAAVKDLKELQAFAALHGAEYQDLKHWDISFWAERQREAKFAFTAEELRPYFPLPQVLDGLFGLVKRLFGVTVTPADGKAPVWHEDVRYFQIADETGSPIAYFYLDPYSRPAEKRGGAWMDVCINRAKITENGETGIRLPVTYLICNQTPPVDGKPSLMTFYEVETLFHEFGHGLHHMLTKVDYAGAAGINNVEWDAVELPSQFMENWCYERPTLFGMAKHYETGEALPEHYYQKLLAARNYMSGTAMLRQIHFSCVDLELHYRYRSGSNETPADVRHRIAKTTIVLPPLPEDSMLCAFGHIFEGGYAAGYYSYKWAEVLSADAFAAFEEAGLENEEAIKATGGRYRDTVLALGGGKHPMEVFKTFRGREPSTIALLRHNGLVSSAVN, translated from the coding sequence ATGAGTGCAAGTACCATTATTTTCGACAATCCGTTACTCCAAGGCACTGGTTTACCCCCCTTTGCAGAGATTAAACCAGAACGAGTAGTACCAGCCTTCAATCAGTTGCTAGAAGAACTTGACCAGCAGCTTGCCACCTTAGAGGCTAATGTACAGCCTACTTGGAGTGGTTTAGTAGAACCCTTAGAAAAGCTGACAGAACGGCTTACCTGGAGTTGGGGGGCGGTAAATCATTTAATGGGTGTTAAAAATAGCCCGGAACTGCGCGAAGCTCATGAAATCGTACAGCCACTAGTAGTACAATTTATTAACAAGCTCGGTCAAAGCCAACCCATCTATAATGCTTTTAAAGCACTCCGTAGTAGTGATAGTTGGGTAACTTTAGAATTAGCCCAACAGCGTATTGTAGAAGCCGCCATTCGAGATGCAGAACTTTCTGGTGTTGGCTTAAAAGGAGAAGCAAGAGAGCGTTTCAACGCCATCCAGATGGAGTTGGCAGAACTTTCGACAAAATTCTCTAACCATGTACTTGATGCCACGAAAGCCTTTAGTTTAACCCTGACAACAAAAGCGGAAATTGACGGTTTACCACCAAGTTTGGTGAGTTTAGCTGCCCAAGCGGCTCGTGCGGCTGGAGAAGAAAAGGCCACACCAGAAAATGGCCCCTGGCGGATTACTTTAGACTATCCCAGCTACGGCCCTTTCATGCAGCACAGCACCCGTGGAGATTTGCGTGAAAAGCTTTACAAAGCTCATATCACTCGCGCTTCTAGTGGCGATTTAGATAACAACCCGTTAATTGTGCGTATTTTGGAGTTACGGCAAGAACTCGCAGATTTACTGGGCTTTAAGAGTTATGCCGAGTTGAGTCTTGCAAGTAAAATGGCTCCTAATGTTGAGGCAGTAGAAGCACTATTAGAAGAACTACGCCAGGCCAGTTATGATGCTGCTGTCAAAGACTTAAAAGAACTCCAAGCTTTCGCCGCCTTACATGGAGCAGAATATCAAGATTTAAAACATTGGGATATCAGCTTTTGGGCAGAACGCCAACGAGAAGCAAAATTTGCCTTTACCGCTGAAGAATTGCGTCCCTACTTTCCCCTTCCCCAAGTGTTAGATGGCTTGTTTGGACTGGTTAAGCGGCTGTTTGGCGTCACTGTCACCCCAGCCGATGGCAAAGCCCCAGTGTGGCATGAAGATGTCCGTTATTTCCAAATAGCTGATGAAACTGGTTCTCCCATAGCCTACTTTTATTTAGACCCCTATAGTCGTCCAGCAGAAAAACGCGGTGGTGCTTGGATGGATGTGTGCATCAATCGTGCCAAAATCACTGAAAATGGTGAAACTGGTATCCGCTTACCTGTGACTTATTTGATATGTAATCAAACTCCGCCAGTAGATGGCAAGCCAAGTTTGATGACTTTCTATGAAGTAGAAACTTTGTTCCACGAGTTTGGTCATGGATTGCACCACATGCTCACCAAGGTTGACTATGCTGGAGCCGCAGGCATCAATAATGTCGAGTGGGATGCAGTAGAACTACCCAGTCAGTTTATGGAAAACTGGTGCTATGAGCGACCCACTTTGTTTGGTATGGCTAAACATTACGAAACTGGGGAAGCTTTACCGGAGCATTATTATCAAAAGCTCCTAGCGGCGCGTAATTATATGAGTGGTACTGCTATGTTGCGGCAGATTCACTTTAGCTGTGTTGATTTAGAACTACACTACCGCTATCGTTCCGGTAGCAATGAAACTCCGGCAGATGTGCGTCATCGCATAGCCAAGACTACTATTGTTTTACCACCACTTCCAGAAGATTCAATGCTATGTGCTTTTGGGCACATTTTTGAGGGTGGTTACGCAGCAGGTTACTACAGTTACAAATGGGCTGAGGTACTCAGCGCTGATGCTTTTGCCGCTTTTGAAGAAGCTGGGCTTGAAAATGAAGAAGCGATAAAAGCTACAGGTGGGCGTTATCGGGATACGGTGCTGGCACTCGGTGGTGGCAAACATCCAATGGAGGTGTTTAAAACTTTCCGGGGTCGTGAACCAAGTACGATCGCTTTGCTCAGGCACAATGGTTTAGTAAGTTCTGCTGTAAACTAA
- a CDS encoding DUF928 domain-containing protein — MNSNSQPIKLFLLVAFSCTSLLVSLTPVQGKPTPNRSDAKTTIAQATTYNQPPIPPGPPPGGRVRGGAKRGEVAACPVTKPDLTALVPFTEEANSVINVWAQTTVERPSWFFYVPYTKDSLYTAEFVLQDQDSNEIYQKAIALPDKAGVIRISLPTTAPALAVNKQYRWFFTISCDKEKNSPPTFVEGVIQRIELNPAIVQELQTTEPLKRYAVYAQKGIWYEAITTLADLLQKNPQDAALQAQWRNLLASIRLDDVAGETILPETP, encoded by the coding sequence ATGAATTCAAATTCACAACCTATAAAACTGTTTTTATTAGTCGCTTTTAGCTGTACCAGTTTACTAGTTAGCTTGACTCCAGTACAGGGGAAACCAACCCCTAATCGCTCTGATGCTAAAACGACCATTGCTCAAGCCACAACCTATAACCAACCTCCGATTCCACCTGGCCCCCCTCCTGGAGGTCGCGTTCGTGGTGGAGCGAAGCGCGGGGAAGTGGCTGCATGTCCAGTTACTAAACCTGACCTGACTGCTTTAGTGCCCTTTACCGAGGAAGCTAACTCAGTGATCAATGTCTGGGCACAGACAACGGTAGAACGCCCAAGTTGGTTTTTCTATGTGCCATATACCAAAGATTCGCTATATACAGCTGAATTTGTGCTGCAAGATCAGGACTCTAACGAGATTTACCAAAAGGCGATCGCTCTACCGGATAAAGCAGGAGTCATCCGCATTTCTCTACCTACCACTGCTCCCGCTTTAGCAGTAAACAAACAATACCGCTGGTTTTTTACTATTAGCTGTGACAAAGAAAAGAATTCGCCCCCAACTTTTGTTGAAGGAGTAATCCAACGAATTGAACTGAATCCAGCCATAGTCCAAGAGCTACAAACCACAGAACCTCTAAAGCGCTATGCTGTCTATGCCCAAAAGGGAATATGGTACGAGGCAATAACGACGCTGGCTGACCTGCTTCAAAAAAATCCTCAAGATGCGGCACTGCAAGCACAGTGGCGGAATTTACTAGCCAGTATCCGCTTAGATGATGTTGCAGGAGAAACCATTCTTCCAGAAACACCTTAG
- a CDS encoding CHASE2 domain-containing protein has product MGKLVVMKFGEGSFEQGFAVTLQIGEEHERAATEITGRLPSFPEMPLYYSHWQSSYRQIGNRYRLHADQMQVTNVSMIQDCENTSHILRARFNIWLRAEEFRPLREKWLERLSSTDEVRVILQTENSQLQLLPWHLWDLLERYPKAEIAISSPSYDRIHKPRTLNQLVNILAIVGNSQGIDTQADQALLQQCPNAEVTFLVEPQRKELTDHLWGKNWDILFFAGHSSSHRNGESGRIYLNKTDSLTIGELKYALKKAIENGLQLAIFNSCDGLGLARELADLQIPQIIVMREPVPDQVAKEFLKYFLEGFSGGESLYQAVRQARERLQGLEDRFPCATWLPVICQNPAQIPPTWDELRSTKTEDIPNLALSSRRRFQISLLSSLAITALVCGVRLLGFLENPEIQAFDLMMRSRPAEGLDPRLLIITIDDDDLATQRQNGEYLIGASISEKSLNKLLAKLNQYQPRAIGLDIYRDFQAKDPDLITRLQKTPNLVGVCKGSDSTANIKGIKPPPEIPPGNLGFSDFIHDRDGVIRRHLLFMNQEATSLCSAPYSFSLQLASLYLRPSGIQPKFTPKGNLQLGKTIFPNLKSRTGGYQNIDANGGQILLNYRSPKQIAQQVKLTQFLSNSVNASAIKDRIVLIGVVAKGDSPDTWPTPYGVPLDEQMPGVLVQAHMISQILSAVQDGRPLLRAWSLWIEIIWILGWSVVGGVLAWHKLSLPWLVLTVGVTSSVLYVVCFGLLIVGAWVPFVPSALSLVTMVGLMSIYHSKTEVRVGSGE; this is encoded by the coding sequence ATGGGTAAGTTAGTGGTGATGAAATTCGGAGAGGGTAGTTTTGAGCAGGGGTTTGCTGTCACCCTTCAAATTGGTGAAGAACACGAGCGGGCTGCAACAGAAATCACGGGGAGGCTACCTTCATTCCCGGAAATGCCGCTCTACTATAGTCATTGGCAGTCTAGTTATCGGCAGATTGGCAATCGTTATCGCCTCCATGCTGACCAAATGCAGGTGACGAATGTATCGATGATTCAAGACTGCGAAAACACTTCCCATATTTTACGGGCACGCTTTAATATTTGGCTGCGAGCAGAAGAGTTTCGCCCTTTAAGGGAAAAGTGGTTAGAAAGATTGTCGTCCACGGATGAAGTGCGGGTGATTTTGCAAACAGAAAATAGCCAATTGCAGCTATTACCCTGGCATCTGTGGGACTTGTTAGAACGCTATCCCAAGGCTGAAATTGCCATTTCTTCACCATCCTACGATCGCATTCACAAGCCACGCACTTTAAACCAATTAGTCAACATTTTGGCAATTGTGGGCAATAGTCAAGGGATTGACACCCAAGCCGATCAAGCTTTACTGCAACAGTGTCCTAACGCAGAGGTTACCTTTCTGGTAGAACCACAGCGTAAAGAATTGACTGACCATCTCTGGGGAAAAAACTGGGATATTCTTTTTTTTGCTGGGCACAGTTCTAGTCACAGGAATGGAGAAAGCGGTCGAATTTACCTGAATAAAACTGATAGTCTTACCATTGGCGAGTTAAAGTACGCTCTCAAAAAAGCTATTGAAAACGGCTTGCAATTAGCTATATTTAACTCCTGCGATGGATTGGGATTGGCGCGAGAATTGGCTGATTTGCAAATTCCTCAGATAATCGTCATGCGCGAACCCGTCCCAGACCAAGTTGCTAAGGAGTTTTTAAAGTATTTTCTCGAAGGCTTTTCCGGTGGAGAGTCTTTATATCAAGCGGTACGCCAAGCGCGGGAACGTTTGCAAGGACTTGAGGATCGATTTCCCTGTGCAACTTGGCTACCAGTGATTTGCCAAAATCCAGCGCAGATACCACCCACTTGGGATGAATTAAGGTCTACCAAAACTGAAGATATACCAAATTTAGCTTTGTCTAGCAGACGCAGATTTCAGATAAGTTTGTTATCTAGCTTGGCGATTACAGCCTTGGTTTGTGGGGTGAGATTGCTGGGATTCCTGGAAAATCCAGAGATTCAAGCCTTTGACCTGATGATGCGATCGCGCCCTGCGGAAGGACTTGATCCGCGACTGCTAATAATCACAATTGACGATGATGATTTGGCGACTCAAAGACAAAATGGCGAGTATTTGATCGGAGCTTCCATTTCCGAAAAATCTCTCAATAAACTCCTAGCAAAACTGAATCAATACCAACCCCGTGCGATCGGCTTGGATATATATCGTGATTTTCAGGCTAAAGACCCAGATTTAATTACTCGCCTCCAAAAAACTCCGAACTTGGTTGGCGTATGTAAGGGGAGTGATAGCACAGCAAATATCAAAGGCATTAAGCCGCCACCAGAAATCCCTCCAGGAAACTTGGGATTCAGTGACTTTATTCACGATCGCGATGGAGTGATCCGTCGGCATCTTCTGTTCATGAATCAGGAGGCGACATCGTTGTGTTCTGCTCCCTATTCCTTCAGTTTACAACTAGCATCCCTCTATCTACGCCCTTCCGGAATTCAACCAAAGTTCACCCCTAAAGGGAATTTGCAGCTGGGTAAAACTATTTTTCCGAATCTAAAGTCTCGAACTGGTGGCTATCAAAATATAGACGCTAATGGCGGCCAAATCTTACTTAACTACCGTTCTCCAAAACAGATAGCCCAACAGGTGAAGCTAACGCAATTTTTATCTAATTCGGTTAACGCCAGCGCCATCAAAGACCGGATTGTTCTGATTGGTGTGGTGGCAAAGGGAGATTCTCCAGACACTTGGCCTACACCCTATGGCGTTCCTTTAGATGAGCAAATGCCAGGAGTTTTGGTACAGGCTCACATGATCAGTCAGATTCTCAGTGCAGTCCAGGATGGGCGGCCGTTACTACGGGCTTGGTCACTGTGGATTGAAATAATCTGGATTTTGGGCTGGTCTGTGGTGGGGGGAGTCCTGGCTTGGCACAAGCTTTCGTTACCCTGGTTGGTCTTGACAGTCGGTGTTACCTCTAGCGTTTTGTATGTAGTTTGCTTTGGTCTGTTAATTGTGGGTGCTTGGGTACCGTTTGTACCGTCGGCTTTATCACTGGTCACGATGGTTGGCTTGATGTCAATTTATCATTCAAAAACAGAAGTGCGAGTGGGGAGTGGGGAATAG
- a CDS encoding DUF1822 family protein — protein MNNSTYRLDDFALTLPITQMARITAQQFANQQPNSEKAEQVRLNTLAVWVVNDYLQMMDIPTNLQASDSWNPIMRLCGNVADLEIPSIGRLECRPVHLHQRICSIPPETWEERMGYLVVQFDESLEEAKLLGFIPSVATETLPLSQLQPLEAFIDHLWQLRQSPLTSLVNLSQWFAGIFDTGWQTIESLWNVPELRPNYAFRSTETLELNALNRPESITKRAKLIDLGIQILNQPVMLIVEISPEKDQQTSIHLQLHATGNQIYLPAGVHLTVLDSSGAVFLDAQSRRSDNYIQLQFRGEPTEQFSVKVALDNTSITEHFRI, from the coding sequence ATGAATAACTCCACCTATCGGCTAGACGATTTCGCTTTAACATTACCCATTACCCAAATGGCTCGCATTACTGCCCAGCAATTTGCTAACCAGCAGCCAAATTCTGAAAAAGCAGAGCAAGTCCGGCTGAATACTCTGGCTGTATGGGTGGTGAATGACTACTTGCAGATGATGGATATTCCTACTAATCTTCAAGCTAGTGACAGCTGGAACCCCATCATGCGCCTTTGTGGAAATGTCGCTGATTTAGAGATTCCCTCAATTGGTCGTCTAGAATGTCGCCCTGTCCATCTGCATCAACGGATATGTTCCATTCCTCCAGAAACTTGGGAAGAAAGGATGGGTTATTTAGTAGTTCAATTTGATGAATCGCTTGAAGAAGCGAAGCTGCTTGGTTTTATCCCTAGTGTGGCAACTGAAACACTGCCTTTAAGTCAACTGCAACCATTGGAAGCGTTTATTGACCACCTGTGGCAACTGCGCCAATCCCCACTCACCTCGTTGGTGAATTTGAGTCAGTGGTTTGCTGGAATATTTGATACTGGCTGGCAGACGATTGAATCCCTGTGGAATGTGCCGGAACTCAGACCAAATTATGCCTTTCGCAGTACTGAAACTTTGGAACTAAATGCCCTAAACCGACCAGAATCTATTACTAAACGGGCAAAACTGATTGATTTGGGTATCCAAATTCTCAACCAACCAGTCATGTTGATTGTAGAAATCAGCCCCGAAAAGGATCAACAAACCAGTATTCATCTGCAATTACACGCCACTGGGAATCAAATCTACTTGCCAGCTGGAGTTCATCTCACTGTACTAGATAGTTCGGGAGCAGTATTTCTAGATGCTCAATCTAGAAGATCAGACAATTATATTCAGTTACAGTTTCGTGGTGAACCCACAGAGCAATTTAGCGTTAAAGTAGCCTTGGATAATACCAGCATTACCGAACATTTCCGAATTTGA